The Hordeum vulgare subsp. vulgare chromosome 7H, MorexV3_pseudomolecules_assembly, whole genome shotgun sequence DNA window ctgtcgagtaattgatagaaccgcgcaaagtcatgacgatatctaaggcaatgatcatacatataggcatcacgttcgaaacaagtagaccgatactttctgcatctactactattactccacacatcgaccgctatccagcatgcatctagtgtattgagttcatgacgaacagagtaacgccttaagcaagatgacatgatgtagagggataaactcaaaccaatgatgaaaaaccccatctttttacccttactggcaacaacacgatgtgtgcctcgctaccccttctgtcactgggtgaggtcaccgcacggtatgaacccaaaaccaagcacttcccgcattggaagaatcatagatcaagttggccaaacaaaacccacaactcgaagagaattacaaggatatgaaatcatgcatataagagatcagaagaaactcaaataagattcatagataatctgatcataaatccacaattcaccggatctcgacaaacacaccgcaaaagaagattacatcagatagatctccatgaagatcatggagaactttgtattgaagatccaagagagagaagaagccatctagctactagctatggacccataggtctatggtgaactactcacgcatcatcggagaggtcatggtgttgatgaagaagccctccgtatccgaatcccccctccggcagggcacaagaacgtgcccagatgggatcttgcggagacagaagcttgcggcgacggaaaagtagtttcgatgatctcgtgattttttctggaatttttgggaacatATAGGCGAAAAccctagggtagaggtggcccagggatcccacaagcctgggaggcgcccccccggccgcggctagggggcttgtggagtccctcgaggccccctgccttggttctcaagttccccgatcttcttttgtttccgaaaaaaactttttggaagtttcgttccgtttggactccatttaaaatcctcctctgaaaaggttaaaaaacacacaaaaaacaggaactggcacttggcactgagttaataagttagtcccaaaaaagatataaaaggcatacaaaacatccaaagtttgacaagataatagcatgaaaccatcaaaaattatagatatgttggagacgtatcagggatgccccgaaggcaccccctctttcgtcttcaacattattggTACATCTTatttggagatatatttttattcatcacataatatgtgttttacttggagtgTGATGTTATTTTGTTAATATTTTCTTGTTGTTACTTATAATCTTGTTTCTCAATAAAATTTGTCCAAGAATTgcttttagaatgcttgaattgcatgtgtgaggtgtgttgtataaaaatagaaaaaaattctatagtatttgaattatggtaTTTTACTAGAACATGTAAAGTTTATGAATGTTGTATATAGTACTATCACACGAATTATTTATCTTGTCCTAAAGTTTCGGAAGTTTTGGATATATAGAAGTACGGTGTTTAAATTGATTTCTATAGACTGTTCTATTTGGATAGATTACTACCATAGTTTTTTTATCTACTTATGCTAGAGTTTTCATGTCTTATATTGatggatataaattgtggaaattgcTACAATGattcttgcacttggggattattagTGAGCACCAAGAAAGTGAGCTCACCAATGCATCTTTGTTAGCGGCAAGTACCAACGCCCAACAACCCACTAGTTGATCCACTCAGACGATCTAGCAGGGGTCGAATTCCTTCCACTTGGTATTTCTTGAATCAATATGTGGTGTTATTATCTAATGATTTAGAACCTGATTACTTTGTATACACAATTAAAGATTGAAAAAATAATTAGTGGAAAAGGGCTATGCAAGAGGAGGTGGATTCCTTGCATAAAAATCATACTTATGAGCTAGTGAAGTGACCCAACGACAATAATTTTTTGAAGAACAAGTGGGTCTACATAATCAAGTAAAAATAGCACACAATATACACCCAAGGTACAAGGCCAAGCTAGTTATAAAATAATCTGAATAGAGAAAACACGTTGACTATGATAAGATATTTTCTTTGGCTGTGATGATAACATCCATTAGAGTAATCCTTGTCACAAAAGTAAGTGTCAACTTGGAGGttgagcaaatggatgtgaagatgaCATTCCTTCATGGTGAGTTGGAGGAAAAGTCTACATAGAGCAGTTTGAGGGGTTTCTTGTGAAAGCCAAAAAACTTTATGTGTACAAGTTGAAGAAAAGTCTCAACTATGGCCCGAAACAAGCACCAAGACAATCATACATGCTATTTGCAACTGTCATTGGGAGCAAGGCCATAAGGAGTGTAGCCTAGACCATTGTGTATTTATTCATAGGTTCTTAGGTGGTGATTTCTTATATGTTGCACTATGTTCATGATATGTGGGTTGTTGGCAAGAATGTTTTTAGGATTGCTAAGTTGAAGAAGGAGTTGAGCAGCATTTGTTTTGCTATGAAAGACTTAGGTCCAACAAACAACATTTTTGGGGTGGGAATTTAGAGAGATTGAAATTGCAACAACTTGTACTTTTCTCAATAGAAGTATACTGAGACGTAATTCATTAGAATGGATAATTCAAAGGTCGTGAGTTGTCCACTAGCAGCTCATTTCAAGTTGAGCACCAATTAGTGTCCTACCACTCATGACAAGAAAAAGGAAATGTGTCCTTATGCTTCAGCGGTTGGGAGTTTGATACATGCTATGATGTGCACATTCCTAATATTGTTCAAGTGGTTATCATTACCCGCTAGTGGCAATATTGGTCTATCATCACACCATGCCCACATTAACATGATAGTAGATATGGGTCCTTGATTTTGTTCTTAGTTGACACTCTTGTTTGTTACCTAAGGACTTCATTTTTGGGTGTCGACTCTTCCGGGACACGCTAAAAACGAAGGCCAACATGCTGCATAAAAACATTGCTCAATCGTATGCCTGTCTTTGCTGCCAAGACCCTTGTGAAGATGCAACACATCTCGTCGGACACTGCTCCTTTGCCTTCCAAGTATGGCTACTACTTGGTCTAGTTCTTCCAAATGACCTTCAAGAAATTAATGTTGCTCTTCCACATGGACTTGATCCAAACATATGGTGTGGCCCTTACAATCTCATGGACAATATGGGACTCCTGGAACGCTCTTGTATCCAGCGATGAAAATCACACCCCTGGAAAGACGTTGAGGAATATTGTGACAAATTTCTTCCTTTGGATTTTTCGTTTCAAAAACATTGATCTTAGCAACGGTGCCCAGTTGTGGCTTGTATTTCTCTCTTCCAACTTGCCATAAGCTTTGGCAAGCATGTAATTCTTCATGTTATCTCAAGTGAGTGGTAAAagctccccctccccccccccccccccccccagctgaCCGTTCAAAAAAATGTTAGGCCAAGTCCCTTCACATGGAGGTATGTTAGCAACCCAACATTAGCCCACAAGGCGAACATGCATTTGCATCCAAATATTGTGAGTGCTTCCTAGTGACGTGAGGGAAGAACAATACCCTAGTCACACCACTCAACTAATGGTGGCTTCCATTGTGAGATTGAAAGAAAGTACACATTAAGAACACAACCTTTGAGGGAGAGGAAGAATGAGGAGAGAAGTTCTATACAAATTTGTCGCATATGACTAGACAATGTTTAAGCTAGTGATTGAATGCTCAAAGATGCTTGCATTGGCACCACATTTGATGGGAGCGTTTCTTACTTTAGGTATTGTAGTTAGCTGGTTTGAGGATTGAGTCAGTGGAGCATCTGATTGAGAGTGGTTTTGTCAGTTCGTACAACTGTAGTTTCAACACATAATAGTTTTAGGAGATGAATAGAGTGGGTCAGCAAACAATGTCCGACTGAGCTAAAAAAATAGGGAATCTCAGGAActtgtgtgtatgtttgcaagCCAAATTTGATGTTGGTTTATTCAACGGTTTAAAAGCGGTATGCAAAATTCAGAAAcaaaccaaaaaatgtgttactcTGCTTTGCTAAAATCTTGCCTCTCGCTTTGTTGTTCTTGCTGGTTGGCAACATTGAAAGAGGTCCTAGATAAGATTTTGTACTCACTATCCCAATGATGAAGTTGTGTGGGCCACAATGATGGTTTTTGACGTTTAATTAAGTGTCACTTGTGATGTTGTTTGAGTTTATTCCGTTGCTTACTTGTTGATTGAAGCCGAACTCCGAACTTAAATTCATTATAAGTGAAGAGGGTAGTTTATGTATTTGTTGAGTCGGTGAATTTGTGCATCCCATCTTGTTGTCCagccccaacaacaacaaccttatTTCTGAAAATGTTTTCTTCCGTGCGTTGAAAATGGCACACATGTTGACTTGTGTGTTCTGCACATATGTACGTATATAGTAAGTTGAAATATAATGAAAATAGATAAACAATAAACCTTCAGATGACCGTTAACAAATTAGTCTCGGCCCCTTCAATATGTGCATGCTTTCTGTCGGGCCCTCCATTTCTCCCCTAAGTAAGCAGCATGACCTAGACAGAAACATGTTTCTCTCTGTCCGTTATCCCCTCTGCGTCGCCTGCTGCTGACACGGCGAATGCATGTACAAGAACAACCTGCAGGGTGCTCTGATTTGAACCCCGTAGACTACTCAAATGTCCTAGTAATACATACACGATTTTGAGTTTAAAAAATTGAACAAAGCTATAGATTGAAGATTCCGAAGGGATCGTCGACTCCGGCCGGCGGTGCCACCTAGATTTAGCAGGGCTTGCCGGGCTTGCAAGGCAAGCAGCCGGCGAAGCGCGTGAGCCTGGTGACGTATGATCCCGGCTTGGGCGTGATGAGGTCATCCTTGTCGAACTTCCTCTCGTTGGCACCGCCGCTGTCGGCGAAGACGGCGTCGTTCAGCAGCAGGTCGTCCTGCGAGTGCCACACCCAGTTCTTCCACTCCGCCTCCGACGCGCCCAGCCGCTTCGTGATCAGCTTCGCCGCCAGGTTCGGCGGCGCAATGTAGCGGTTCCCCTGGCTGATGATGGTCGGGTTCTTGCTGCCGCCGATGGCGTACATGAGCCAGTGGGTGTAGTCGTTGTTCACCACGTGGAAGAATCCCCATCGGCACctgataataattatattaagcaaagatgcgatggttTATAGGTGTTGTTTCTACCAGTTGTACTATGAGAGGAGAGCTGGGTTGGGATGATGATGACCTTGGCATTCTCTGCACGAGGCCTCTCCCGAAGTGGTTGAAGGCGACGGTGACCTGCATGATCTGGTCCTTGGGGTTGCTGTCGCTGGAGCCGAAGAGCATGACGTCGTTGTGGTTGGTGAGGTGGCAGTTGGAGATGGTGACGCCGGTGGCCTCGGCGATGACGTCGATGAGGCCGTCCTGGCAGGTGGCAAGGGAGAGGTGGTCGAGCCAGACGTTGGTGGAGCCGAAGACGCTCACTCCGTCGCCGTCGGACTGGGTGCGGAACCCGGCATGCTGCGGCGAGTCCCGGATCCTGCCGCCCTTGCCCACGATGAGGTCGTTGACGTGGATGTTGTGGATGATCACGTTGTGCGAGTACTGCACGGTGACCTGCGCGCCGTCGGCGATGCGCACCTGCGCTCCGCGCCCGTCGATGGTCTTGTCGCTGCCTACCAGCAGCTCCTCCTTGAGCTTGATCAGCATGGGCCTGGCGAAGATGATCCACAGGGGCTCGTTCTGGATCACGCCCCACCGGAGCGTGCCCGGCCGCGGCTCCAGCACGTCGTCGTCGGTGCCGTCCGTGACGATGTAGATCTTCCCGCCCAGCCCGCCCGTGGCGTTCCTCCCGAACCCCTGCGCGCACCGCGCCAGACGCATCCGGTCCGTCGCCCAGTCCTTGCGGCACCGCCAGCACCGGTCGATCGGGTTCGTCGCCGTGCACGGCCCGGCGAACTTCTTGTGCAGTCCCAGCAACTTCCTCCTCGAGCCGCTCTCGTCCCTAAGGGATCTGTGGACGGCGCGGTTCAAGCTGTTGGCGACCTCGATGGGGTTGGGGTGGTAGGTGGCCTCAGCGCGGGCTCTGGCCTCCAGCTTGCGCCGCTGCCAGTGCTCGTCGAACTCGCCGATGTTGGCCTCCGACACGGCCGCCGCCGACAGGAACAAGACGGCGTACAGGAGCAAGGAGACGGGCCTGCTCCACTGGAACCCCTCCATTGTTCCCTTACTAGATTATTATTCACCGCTGCGATCGATCGAGCTCCCCTCCTCCTACCTCGTGATGGCTTTGATTTTTAGGTGTATGAAGGTAGGACGGTGAGCTCCATCAGGGACATTGCTCGATCCAGGTGATGAGGAACGGGGAGGAATTTATAGCTCCGCCGGGCGTGTCTAGAAGAGTGGTGTATAATTAGGGAGTGGTGAAGCGACCATAGAGGAGAGCGCAACTCGCGCATGCTTCGGTACCCTGTCGCCATGCCCATGAGTGATGGTAATTCAGGGAGAGTGTTTGGCCCGTGCATGCCTCTCCCTCCGGTGTTGAGTCTCTTATCTTACTATTCTTGGCTTGCTATGCATTGCATATGCAACATTTTTCAACACCATAATGTAAGGGCATCATCTTAATTATCTCCACCTTAGTTTAATTTCTTCTCACAAAAGAAACCCACATCTATTATATAAATATGAAGGTTAATGAGAATTACAAAGCACCTCAAGCATAATGATAATTACATCGAGGACCATGCATCATTGAACGGTCACTATCGCTGTCAGAACGAGCCGCTAACGCGACTTTGTCGTGAGTCCCCTATTGGAGCCAGCTTGATCTTGTCAATGACATTGAGAAAGTCTTCGTGCACGTGCCCCTAAGGACCATCGTTCTAGAGTCGTAGTTTCGACATTGAACCCTTGATGGATCTAAAGCGCATGACGACAAATCCCATCGTCGCTCACGCATGAGGATAAACCCTAACATCGCTGTCCTAAGTAGACGACATGACAATACGTTCGAGCTCCGTCGACCCCGTTTTGATGGACGAACTCAAGGATGATCAGATCCTGGAAGATCATCACGAAGAGGAAGCGCCTTCCTCCACCTCAAAACGGTTTATACGAGAAAAAACAAATCGGACCTAAACTGCTAGCCGAAGACGAGGCATCACATTCTCGTCCCCAACCACCGGTCGCCTAA harbors:
- the LOC123411805 gene encoding pectate lyase-like; translated protein: MEGFQWSRPVSLLLYAVLFLSAAAVSEANIGEFDEHWQRRKLEARARAEATYHPNPIEVANSLNRAVHRSLRDESGSRRKLLGLHKKFAGPCTATNPIDRCWRCRKDWATDRMRLARCAQGFGRNATGGLGGKIYIVTDGTDDDVLEPRPGTLRWGVIQNEPLWIIFARPMLIKLKEELLVGSDKTIDGRGAQVRIADGAQVTVQYSHNVIIHNIHVNDLIVGKGGRIRDSPQHAGFRTQSDGDGVSVFGSTNVWLDHLSLATCQDGLIDVIAEATGVTISNCHLTNHNDVMLFGSSDSNPKDQIMQVTVAFNHFGRGLVQRMPRCRWGFFHVVNNDYTHWLMYAIGGSKNPTIISQGNRYIAPPNLAAKLITKRLGASEAEWKNWVWHSQDDLLLNDAVFADSGGANERKFDKDDLITPKPGSYVTRLTRFAGCLPCKPGKPC